The DNA window GTAAACTAGTAAATCTTGTGAGTGGGCCGGAAATATGGCGGATGGGTGAATTCATAATCACCACAATTTCTTTGTATCCTGCTTCGATGATGTCTTGGATGGGAAGTGGATTGAGAATCGCAGCATCTGAATAAAACTTACCATCTAATAGATGTTTACCGCGAGTAGCAATCGGCAACGAAGTGGCTGCTTTTAATAGATCGAATACATTAGAAGAAGTGGCTTTGATGTATTCGATGGAATGAGTATGTAAATTACTAACTGCGACCACAAAATGAGGAACATTTTTTCGATCCAGAGTTTCCGATTCTAAACGAACTTTTTTGCGAAAAATAAAATCGATCAAATACTCTTGATTCAGTAATGTTTTTCCTTGGAAAGGATGGAAATAGGAAATTAGTTTTCTGCCAGATAAATCTTTATACCAAACAGAAAGTGCCATTTCGCTTTTGACAGGTTCTTTTTTAGGCATGGATACATAATAAGCAGCAGCACAGGCTCCCGAAGAAACACCGACCACCAAATCAAAGTAATTCGGTCGTAAGAAGCGATTCCAAGCATACAAAACACCCCCAGAAAACGCACCTTTCATTCCTCCCCCTTCTACGAGGAGAGCCCTTTTGGAACCTTTCGCCTTAGGAAGTTTTGGGTGGTTGGATGGATCGTTTTCTGGAAAAGACTGCACAATAATGTCAGGGTCTTCCATACACTTACAGTTGCAAAAAACTATTCAAAATCTCTTTGGGAATTCTATTCATTAGGGGAATCACCAAACAAAAAATCCCAACGAAACTATATCTCAAAAAAAAATAAAATTTTGAACGAGGATACAATAAATTTCACTACATACGCAATTGAATATTAGTATGTTAGGGATCAAAACTTTGGAGGCAGAAATCAACGGAATTCTTGTAAAAGGTTCCTTACAATTGAATGCAAAAGGTGCTTATCAATTAGATTTATTGTCTCCTTACCCGGGTCCTATGTTTACCTTTTTTTTTCCAAAAACTTACCATTCCCTTTGGGACGGACATGTGTCGGAAATTGAAAAAGATGCTATCAGTTATCTCCGCACACTCTTTCATAAATGTGAAAACATTAAGAGGGAAGTCCCTAAGTTTCAAAGAGAACTGAAAGAGTTTTGGTTAGAGATAGATACAATCTCAGTACTTTCCCCATTAGAGTGGAATGAAAAATGTATGTTTCTAAAAAAAGCCTTACAAGAAGGTTATATGGATTCTGACACATACGAAAAAACATTAAGCGATCTAACTCTTGTGATGGAAAAAAAATATTTAGAAAGAGAGAAACGTTGCGAACTGTTTTTATCTCAGTACCTTCCCGAGTATTCACACTTACAAAATCATTTTTCATGGATTCGTTTCTGTTATGAATTAACAGAAAAAAAACACCTACTTCTACTATAAATTTTCGTTTTTCTTGCCAAAGAGACGAGTATCATCTTTAGTTTCCATAAGAACGGAAATATATTTCTCGTCTAAAAATAGTAATCGGAATTTAGCTATGCGACCAATGGATCAAATCACTGCGAAAGAACAAAAACATCATGTGATCTTACACTATCTCATGAATCAAGAAATGAAAGCGTATTGGAATGGGCAAGTCCAATCCATGACCGTAACACAGGAATTACCTGGTGGTGAAGAGATCATTGTTGATTGGTCAGAAGTATGGCCTATTGGTCCAGGTTCTAACCTTGTTCTTTCTAAACTATTAGCTCGTTATTTAGAACTTCATTGCACTTTTGTAAAACAAATTACACCTAACAAAATCCAACTCCACGTAGACAAAGTTCTGATTGCAAAAAAAGAAAGACTAAACCCTCGTTTTACAATCTCCGAAGATGGCCTTGTGAATGTTACAAACATTGTTAGTTCCAAAACAATTATCGAAGCCAATATGTTCAACATTCCCACTCTTGTTCGCGTAAACTTTGAAGACTATCGCAAACGAATGATGGTTAGGTCTGGTGAAGCAGGCGCAATGGATATTTTTAAGTCGGGAATGGAAAGAAAATACGAAGTAGTAAAATCAACTCAAAAAATTCTTTTTATTAAAGATGCAAGTAATCCAGAAAGTTACCGTTCTGATGAAGAAGGATTTATCAACTACGAAGATGAAGTCGATGACCATGTTGAAAAACTAGCGATGGCTTCAAAAGACAAAAAGATAAAATCCGAACTCATCCTTCCCATTCTTTACAAAAACGAATTAGAAGAAATCATTCCTATCGGTTACTACTCTCTTCAAACAAAAGACAATGCCATCACAACAGAAGATTTAAATTTCTACCAAGCTCAAATTGCAGAAATGATCGAAAGGATTAAAGATGCTAATTTAATGACGACAGTGGAAAAATTTCCTGTTTTGGATTTGTCTGCCACTGGATTAAAAATTCGTATCACCAACAGCAACCTAGTAGAAACTCTTCCAAAACAAAAAGGTATTTTATTAGAACTAGTTTTCAAACTACAAACTCCATTTCGATTTTTTGGAAAAATTGCTTGGGCTTATAAAGAAACATCTGGTGACTTACTTGTTGGAATTGAGTTTTCCGGAAAACGTACATATGCTGAAAAGGTACGTTTCGAAGAAAATATCGAAATTATTAAAAACAATGGAAAAACCGCAGCCTAATCGTTAGCGGGTTTCCAATTTGATTGTTTTTGTAATTTTGGGTATCTCATAAGCGCAAATATAATATAACATCTTTAAGTCGATGTAATCATAAGCCCTGGCCAAATCCTTTTGCCACAAACTATCAATTTTATCCCAAGGGAGGTCCGGGTATTTTTGTTTTTCTACCTGCGGAATCTTTAAGGATTCTGCTTGGATGTAACGCAACATTTCTTCTGCAAAAAAACTGTCGTGTTCTCCTTCTTTAAATTCTTGAATTTGGTTTCTAAAAAGGAAGGCTTCCAGTTCTCGACAGTAAAAAATAAACTCGTGAAACATATGGTGATTCTAAAATGGGATACTGTTTAGAACAGTTTTTTTCATTGGCAAAGAAATTCAAATCTTGGATACTTTCACTAAGTATGAAGATCTGTATCCAATCCGTATTATTTTTCCTAGTAGTTTCGGTTTTTCCCATCCAATCAGCAGAAAGGGACTTCCAAATCATTGATCTCGTTGTCGGAAAAGGTGAGGAAGCTTTTTCGGGATCCTACGTGACCGTCCACTATGTAGGCAAACTCACGAACGGAACCAAGTTTGATAGTTCTCGTGACCGCAACCGTCCTTTCGAATTCAATTTGGGTGCAGGAGAAGTAGTCAAAGGTTGGGACAAAGGTGTCAAAGGAATGCGAGTGGGTGGCAAACGCAAACTCATCATTCCTCCTGAACTAGGTTATGGTAGCAAAACGGTAGGAAACATTCCTGCAAACTCCACTCTTATATTTGAAGTGGAACTCTTAAAAATTTACTAATCAAAAAATTTCGGATAACTACGTAAGGAAGAATACAAGTTTCTTAGTCAGGAATTTCTTGACAAAGATAAGAATGATTCTAGATTGTTTGGACTATGGAAATGTCAACCTTACGTAAGTCCACCCTCCTCTTAATCATAGGACTATCTTTTTCCCACTGTAAACCCAAATCGGATTCTGACGAAGAAATGTTGCTCTTGTTAGCTGCAGCAGCTTCGAAGATTTGTGTCAATAACTCCTATACGGGAACCACAGTGGTTAACTCCACTGCTACTTTGAATGCAAGTACAGATTGTATCACTGGTATGACTTCCTCCATGTCAGCAGATCTACCTGCGTGGATTCGTAACAACTTTAAATGCTCGGTCGGAACTGTCTCTGGTTCCAACTATGTGTTTCGATCGCAAAACATTCCCAACAACAAAAGTTTTTATTTTGGAACTTCATCACCAATGTTTGAAGCACTTGCTGGTGGAC is part of the Leptospira congkakensis genome and encodes:
- a CDS encoding patatin-like phospholipase family protein, with protein sequence MEDPDIIVQSFPENDPSNHPKLPKAKGSKRALLVEGGGMKGAFSGGVLYAWNRFLRPNYFDLVVGVSSGACAAAYYVSMPKKEPVKSEMALSVWYKDLSGRKLISYFHPFQGKTLLNQEYLIDFIFRKKVRLESETLDRKNVPHFVVAVSNLHTHSIEYIKATSSNVFDLLKAATSLPIATRGKHLLDGKFYSDAAILNPLPIQDIIEAGYKEIVVIMNSPIRHISGPLTRFTSLLAFPTRRTIRRMMRKLHHFHFNAARELAVKPPKGVKIITVAPDRPLPVKLTTTIRTKLYKTVLLGAKKGEEALQKILKRKPKKQK
- a CDS encoding DUF1577 domain-containing protein; translated protein: MRPMDQITAKEQKHHVILHYLMNQEMKAYWNGQVQSMTVTQELPGGEEIIVDWSEVWPIGPGSNLVLSKLLARYLELHCTFVKQITPNKIQLHVDKVLIAKKERLNPRFTISEDGLVNVTNIVSSKTIIEANMFNIPTLVRVNFEDYRKRMMVRSGEAGAMDIFKSGMERKYEVVKSTQKILFIKDASNPESYRSDEEGFINYEDEVDDHVEKLAMASKDKKIKSELILPILYKNELEEIIPIGYYSLQTKDNAITTEDLNFYQAQIAEMIERIKDANLMTTVEKFPVLDLSATGLKIRITNSNLVETLPKQKGILLELVFKLQTPFRFFGKIAWAYKETSGDLLVGIEFSGKRTYAEKVRFEENIEIIKNNGKTAA
- a CDS encoding FKBP-type peptidyl-prolyl cis-trans isomerase, with translation MKICIQSVLFFLVVSVFPIQSAERDFQIIDLVVGKGEEAFSGSYVTVHYVGKLTNGTKFDSSRDRNRPFEFNLGAGEVVKGWDKGVKGMRVGGKRKLIIPPELGYGSKTVGNIPANSTLIFEVELLKIY